The Pseudomonas fluorescens nucleotide sequence GCCCAGGCCGCCTGCGGTGACGATCGAGCCACCCATGCTAGGCACACCAATCGGCAGGCCGATCGGAACCGGCGAGCTGTCGCGGCTGGTGCCGTTCTTGTGCTTCCACACCACTTGGTTGGTGGTCAGGTCGATACCGGCCACGTAGCCCCAGGCTGGCGCCTGGCACGGTACGCCCAGAGGCGACATGAACGGGTGCATGATCACCGCGTAAGGCGCGCCGGTGTTCGGCTGTACGCCGCTGGTTTCACTCTCGCGCTTGCTGCCGGCGGCCACTTCGGCGCGCGGTACCATCTTCGACACGAAGGCCATGTAGTTAGGGCTGGTGAACAGCAACTGACGGACCGGGTCAACCGAGACGCTGCCCCAGTTGAACACACCGACGTTGCCCGGGTAGATCAGGCTGCCCTGCACCGATGGCGGGGTGTACTGGCCTTCGTAGCGCAGTTCGCGGAACTGGATGCGGCAGAGCATCTGGTCGAACGGGCTGGCACCCCACATGGCCTGTTCGGTCAGGTCCGGGCCGAGCAGGTTGAGGTCCGAACGGGCCTGGGTCGGCGCGGTGTGGTCGCCTTCGACTGCACCTTGCGGCACCGGGATCTCGCGGATCGGCACGATCGGCGTGCCGTCGCGACGGTCGAGCACGTACAGGCTGCCCTGTTTGGTCGGGGCGATCAGCGCAGGTTTGACGCCGTCGGCGGTTTTCAGGTCCAGCAGGGTCGGCTGGCTGCCGACGTCCATGTCCCACAGGTCGTGGTGGGTGAACTGGTAGTTCCAGCGTACCTTGCCATTGGCAAGGTCGAGGGCGACGATACCGGCGCTGTACTTCTCGGCGCCCGGGGTGCGGTCAGCGCCCCACTGGTCCGGAGTCTGGTTGCCCAGCGGCAGGAAGACCATGCCCAGTTTCTCGTCGACACTGGCCAGCGACCACATGTTCGCCGAGTTGCGGCTGTAAGTCTTGCCCGGGGCCAGCGGCGCGGTGTCGTCCGGGTTGTTGCTGTCCCAGTTCCACACCAGGCGGCCGTCGTGCACGTCGTAGGCGCGGATTACGCCGGACGGCTCGTTGGTCGACTCGTTGTCGGTGACATGGCCGCCGATGATCACCAGGTCGCGGGTGATCGCAGCAGGGGAGGTGGAGTAGTAACCGCCGGCGGTGAACGGGCCGATGCCGGTGGTCAGGTCGATCACACCCTGGTTGCCGAAACCTTCACAGACCTTGCCGGTGTCGGCGTTCAGGGCGATCAGGCGGGCGTCGGCGGTCGGCAGGTAGAGGCGGCGCGGGCAGGCGACGGCAACGGCCTGGCCGGCGTCGCTGATTTTCGGTGCCGGGCTGCCGTCAACATTGACGTAGTTGTTCTCGTCGTAATACGACACGCCACGGCAGGTCATGTGGGCGAAGCCCTTGAAGCCCACTGGGCTCTTGATCTGCGGGTCGAAACGCCAGATTTGTGCACCGGTGTCCGGGTCCAGGGCCAGCACCTTGCTGTGGGCGGTGCAGGCATACAGCTTGCCGTTGACCTTCAGCGGGGTGTTCTGGTTGGTCAGCTCGACCGGATCGTTGTCGGTCGGCAGGTCACCGGTACGGATACGCCAGGCTTCCTGCAGCTTGTGCACGTTCTGCGGGGTGATCTGGCGCAGCGGCGAGTAGCGGTCGCCGAATTCGGTGCGGCCATAGGCCTGCCACTCGCCATCCGGCATCTGCGGCGCAGTGCTGCTCATCTCGGCGCTTTCGCGGCCCAGCTCGCCCTTGATTTCACCCGGGTGAGTGAACTGGCTGGCCACTGCAGTGGCGCCCGACAGCACCACCGCCAGGCTCAGCAGGCCGGTGTTGACCTTGGACGGGTTGCCCAGCAGCGGGCGGCGCGCCCACGGCAGCAGCAACACCACACCCAGGGCGAACCACAGGGCCAGGCGCGGCACCAGTTGCCACCAGTCCAGGCCCACTTCCCACAAGGCCCACAGGGTGCTGCCCAGCAGCACCAGGCCATACAGGCCCAGGGCGTTGCGGCGCAGGGCCAGCAACAGGATGCCGGACAGAGCGAAGCCGATACCGGCGATCAGGTAATACAGCGAACCGCCCAACTGGCTCAGTTTGATACCGCCAGCCAGCAGGGCCAGGCCCATCAGCAACAACAGCACACCGATCAGTCGCGGCAGCCAGCGGGTTCTACTCAAGGCACCATCAGTGCTCATCGTGTGTTCTCCGTTAGGTGAAAAGGGTGGTTAGAAACTGCTCTGGATCTTGATCCCGCCGATCAGCGCGTCATCGACCTGGCTCACGCCACCGGGGTGGCGGATGTACTGCAGGTTCGGGCGCACGGTCAGCCAGTCGGCCAGGTGGATGCCGTAATACAGCTCGGCGCTGTATTCGGTGTCCTGGATCGGACGGAACAGGGGATCGTTGTAGTCGCTGACACCGCGGGCCTGATTGATGGCCTGGGCGTTCTTGCGGTAGGCAGGGTTGACGTGCACGCGTGCCAGGGCGAAACCGATGTCGTCCTTGGCGCGGGCATCGAAGGGCCCCTTGTACACCACACCTGCCTGAACATAGTTGTCGATGGCATTGGTCTTCTTGTCGTGCAGCGTGGCGTTGGCGAATACGCTCAAACCACGCGAATGGTCAGATGCCAGCGACGTCACCTGTTGCTGGGCACCGAGCCAGAAACCGTGCTTGCTCGAACTGCTGCGGTAAGCCTGGCCGCTCAGTGCTGCCGGTTGTTCGTTGCTGTCCTTGTAGACATCGCTTGCCTTGGCATTACTGTAGTAGTAACCGGCGCGATATTCCCCTTTCAGGCCATTGACCGCCGGGCTCCACACCAGTTCGACCGGAATCACCGCACCCTGGGTGCCGCTGCCGCTGAGCTTGAAGCCGTTGCCGCGATCGAGGTTGGAGGGGTTCTGTTCATAGGCGCCGATCTGCGCGTACAGCTCGGGGGTCAGGTTGTACTTGACCCGCAGGGCCCACTGGCTGACCGGCCAGTTGTACCAGATGTCCCCGACCCAGTTGCCGACCTGCGAGCCACAGAACGCCAGGTTCTGGAAGTCGCAAGGGAAGCTGTTGAAGTCTTCGCCCTGGCCGAAGCGGCCGAATTTCACATCCAGCGCGCCGTCGAAGTACTTCTGCTTGATCCACATCTGGGTCAGCCGCCAGGTCTGGCCGCGGCCCCAGACTTCCTGGGCAGAAGTAAAGCCACCGACGCGCGGGTCATTGATGCGGTCGTTGCTGATGTTGTTGCCGTGACGCTCGGTGACCGTCAGCTGGAACTCGGCATCGTGCCAGCCAAGGATCTTCTGCAGGTCCAGGTGGGTGCCGAGGGCGAACTGGTCGCTGTAGCGCGCGGTCTTGTCGTCGTCATAGCCGCCGTGCAGGTTGGCGCCCATCTCGCCGGTGTAGCCGAGGGTGAAGTCGTAGCCGCGTTCAGCCAGCTCCGTGCGGGTGCCGCCCCAATCGCCAAGCATCCATGGCGAGTCGCTGGCGAACATCGCCGCGGCCTGGGCGCTAGGCGCGAGGCTGGCGATGGCCAGACCCGAAAGCAGTGTCCGGGTGGTGGGGGAAAAGCGGAAACGATCGTTCTGAGGCATGAGATAGCGCTATCTTTTGATTATTGAAAAAACGGCAAGGCCACCGAGTTCCGAGGATCATCGGCGATAAGGCTGCAGGGAAATAGACTGAAGCGGTTCAGCTTGCGGCGGGGAGGATATAGCTGAACTTGTAAGAAAAAAAGTCAATTCAACAAGAGTCACCGTTGCCGGATCGGTAACAGTGCAGTTGAGACAGGCGCAAACGGTAGGAGCGGGCTTGCCCCGCGATCGAGCGCGAAGCGGTCGTAATTCAGACGACGCCTGATGTGTTGGCTGTACAAGCCTCATCGCGGGTCAAGTCGAGGCGTCGCACCGCCGCTCCTACAGAGATGGGTGTTGGTTTAGAAGGTGGTACGCAGGCCGACTTCGACACTGCGCCCTGGCGCCGGGGCGATGTCACGCAGGATCGAGCTTGAATAACGCACGGTCTGGTCGGTCAGGTTCTCACCGCGAACAAAGGCCAGCCACTGGCTCTGGCCGATATCGAAACGGTAACCCACGCTGGCGCCGAGGGTGGTGTAGCCGTCGGTGCTGGTCTCGTTGGCCGGCTTTTTGTGCTGGGCGCTGGCGTGTTGCACGTCCACCCGCGCCTGCCAGCGATCCAGTTCCCACAGCAGGCCGCTGTTCAGGCGCAGCGGTGCGATGCGCGGCAGGTCTTCGCCGGTGTCGAGGTTCTTGGCCCGGGTGTAGTCGCCGGAGAGTTCCAGAGCGAAGCTGCCATAGCGGTTCTGCGCCAGTTGCCAGCGGTCCTGGGCCTCGATGCCATAGAAGCGTGCGCGAACCCCGTGGTAGAGGTATTCCGGCACATCGCCGCCGTGATCATGCTCATGGTCGTGATCGTGGTCTTCATCGCCGTGATCATGGTCATGCTCGTGACCTTCACGCAGGTTACCGCTGGCCAGCAACCCGATGTAGTTGCGGAAATGGCTGTAGAACACGCCGACGCTGCCCTTGTGCATGCCATTGTCGAAGCGCAGGGCCAGGTCGCTGGAGATGGCTTTCTCCTTGCTCAGGTTCGGATCGCCGACCTCGTAGGTGCCGGTGGCGACGTGGGCACCGTTGGCGTACAGCTCATAGAAGGTCGGAGCACGTTCGGTATAGCCCAGGGTCGCGGCCAGGGACCAGACCGGGGTCAGCTCGTACACCGCGCCGGACGACAGGCTGGCAGCGGTGAAGCTGCTCGAACGATCGGCTTCGGCAAAGCGCTCGCTGCCCTTGCTGTCGGGCTCGACCCGGGTGTGTTCCAGGCGCCCGCCGAGGCTCAGGTTCAGGCGTTCGCTGGCTTGCCATTGCTCAAGCATGAACAGCGCCAGGCTGTTGGTGTCGGTGTGCGGTACAAAGGCTTCTTCGCCCAGGGCGGAGAATTCGTTGCGGCTGACCTGCGCGCCAATCACTCCTTCGATCGGCCCCAGCGGCTGATGCCGGGCCTCGACCCGCGCCTCGTAGCCCTTGTTCTTGAAGGTGGTATGCACCTCGCCACTTTCCAGCTCGCGGTGCTGGTAGTCGGTGTAGCCGAGGTCGACTTTCACCGAGCTGAACGGGCCGTCGAGGTCGCGCAGTTCCGAGGCAAAGCCGTAATGATCCTGCTGCATGTCCAGGCGCACGCCCGGTTCGGCCACTGAGCCGTAGTTGGAGTCATAGCGGCTGTAGGAAAGACCGGCATAGCCGTGATCCCAATGGTAGGAACCTCCCAGCGCACCGCCGTCCTGGCGACCGTCGCTGTTTTCCAGGCGATGCTTGCTGCCCGGTTCGTCGGCGTTGCGCACTTTTGAACTGCGGGCGTAGCCGGGAATGCGCAGGTCATTGAACTGACGGCTGTTGGCGTCCAGGTGCAGGGCAAAGCGGCCGTCACCGGCTTCAAGCTTGCCGGCGCTGCTGCGGGTGGTGTCGGCGCCACCATAGCGCAACTCGCCAGCACCGTGAATGCCGTCGATGGGCGAAGTCGGGATACGGTTGTCGAAGCTATTGACCACCCCGCCGATGGCATTGCCGCCGTAGAGCAGGGCGGCCGGGCCGCGGACGATCTCGATGCGCTCAACGGTAGCCGGGTCCAGTGGCACGGCGTGGTCATAGGACAGCGACGAGGCGTCGAGGGCGCCGACACCATTGCGCAGGATGCGGATACGGTCGCCGTCCAGGCCGCGGATCACCGGGCGGCTGGCGCCCGGGCCGAACCAGGTCGAAGCCACGCCGGGCTGGTTGTTGAGGGTCTGGCCGAGGCTGCCTTTTTGTTGCAGGGCCAGGTCGTCGCCGTCGAGCACAGTGGTGGGCGCAGCCAGTTCGCTGTTGCCCAGCGGGTTGGCGGTGATCACCTGGGGTTGCAGCTCGACGGCCTGGCTCAAGGGCGAAGCGAGCCAGAGCGCAGCGGCGAGGGGGGAGAGGTGCAGGGGTAAGTGACGCATGGAGGGAAGGGGTCCTTGGCAGTGTTATAGTATTGATACAATATAACATTACCGTGAAAGATAAAACGCCCACGCGCTGGCTAGAGCCTTTGCCCACACTAGAATGTCTGTAAGCAGCACCTTGGATGCGAAAAGTCTGAAGACTTGCAGCCGTGCCTCGGCTATGGTGCGCACCTTTCGTTGGCTGGAGCACAGGCATGACCGCCGCTAATCAAAACCCGCTGCATGGCGTGACCCTGGAGCAGATCCTTACCGCGCTGGTAGCGCATTACCAATGGGACGGCCTGGCTCAGCGCATCGACATCCGCTGCTTCAAGAGCGATCCGAGCATCAAGTCGAGCCTGACGTTCTTGCGCAAGACGCCCTGGGCCCGGGAGAAGGTCGAGCGTCTGTACCTGAAAATGCAACGCGGCCGCTGAGCCTGTGAGCCGGCGCACGCTCTTGATTGCCAGTGCGGCATGCCTGGGCTGGAGCGCGCTGGCGATCCAGCTGTACCTGCTGTTGCTCGCCCGCTGGCAGGAGCAGGCCAGCCTGCTGGGCGGCCTGGTGACCTTGTTCAGTTTTTTCACCGTGCTCAGCAACACCCTGGTTGCGGTAGTGCTGAGCCACGCGGCATTCGGCCGTGAGTCGGCGCTGCGGCGTTTTTTTCTCGCGCCCTGGGTCAGTTCCGGGATTGCCGCGAGCATCATCCTCGTGGGACTTGCCTACAGCCTGTTGCTGCGTCACCTGTGGCATCCGCAAGGCTGGCAATGGCTGGCGGACGAACTGTTGCACGACGTCATGCCGCTGCTGTTCGTGGCGTATTGGTGGTGTTGCGTAGAGAAGGGCAGCCTGCGCTTCAGGCATCTGCTGGCCTGGCTGCTGTATCCGGCGGGGTATTTTGCCTACGCGCTGCTGCGCGGGCAGGTGATAGGTGTCTATCCCTATCCGTTCATTGACGTGGCCGATCTGGGCTATGGCCCGGTGCTGCTCAATGCGCTGGCGATTCTCGGTGGCTTCGTCGCTATCAGCCTGGTGTTGCTCGGCCTTGACCACTGGCAGGGCGGGCGCCTGGCCAAGGCCAGGACGCAACCCTGAGGTAGCCTGTTACTCGTCGTCGTGTGAGCCGAGGCGCCAGTAGGCGACAGCCTTGATCAGGTCCTCCTTCACGCCTTTTTCATCGACCAGCAAACGCTTGGCCTGGCGTGTCAGCGACTTTTCCAGGGCGACCCAGGTATACAACTGGCCGGCTGGCAGGGGCAGGTCTTTCACCACTTGCAGCACGTTCTGCTGCTGACGTTGCACCCAGATCACCTCGACCTGCGCAGCGCTGGCCAGTGGCTGTTGTTCCTGGGCATCTTCGATCTCGATCACTGCCACTACCTTGCGGCCTGCCGGCAGTTCTTCCAGGCGCCGGGCAATGGCCGGGATGGCGGTTTCGTCACCGATCAGCAGGTAGCTGTCGAAGATGTCCGGGACCACCATCGAGGCGCGCGGCCCGGCGATGTTGAGCACCTGGCCAACCTGCGCCTGGGCCGCCCAGGTCGAGGCAGGGCCATCACCGTGCAGGACGAAGTCGATGTCCATCTCGCCGCCCGCCAGGTCGATACGCCGTGGGGTGTATTCGCGCATGGTCGGGCGCAGGCCGTCGCGGCTGAAGTCGAGGTTGTCGAGCACCGCCTGCTCTTGCGGCGAGCAGGCGAACATCAGCTTGACGTGGTCGTCGCTGCCGACGCTGGTAAAACCCTGCAGTTCCGGGCCGCCGAGGGTGATGCGGCGCATGCGCGGAGTCAGGTCGGTGACCCGCAGCACGTTCAGGCGACGGTGTTTGATCTCGTGGTTGACGCGGTGAATGGTGGCGTTTTCGCTAACAGTCATTCGGGTTGCTCCGGTGAAGTCGCAGCAGGCCCTGCGACGATGGCTTTGGCGGTGTCGTTGAGCAGGGTGCGGACCCGCTCGATTTCCTTTGGGTTCCAGCGCCCGCTATGCATTTGCAAGGCATGACGCAGGTTGTGCACGGCTTCGTGAATTTCGGCCGGGCGGTCGTGGCCGCGCAGCGAGCGTTTGCTGACCTCGATGCGCATGCGTACGCCGTCCAGGGCAATGGCCTGGTCCGCCAGGGACTTCTGCCCGGCCGGGGTAATGCCATAAAGACGCTTGCTGCCTTGGGTTTTACCGCTGATCAGCTCGGCTTCTTCGAGGAAATTAAGGGTCGGGTAGATCACGCCGGGGCTGGGGCTGTAGCTGCCATCGAAGAGGCTTTCGATTTGGCGGATCAGGTCGTAGCCGTGGCAGGGCTGTTCGGCCAGCATCGACAGCAGCAGCAGTTTCAGGTCGCCAGGGGCAAATACGCGGGGGCCGCGGTCGCCACGCTCGCGGCCATGACGGCGCTCGAAGCCGTCGTGCCGCTCGCCATGCTCGCGGTGATGGGAATGATGGTCTCGCATTGGGTATCTCCGGTTGGGTTAGATGTATCTTTAGATATTACTCAAGATATATCTTAAATCAAGCTGGAGAATAGGAATATTTCTCATGAAGTAAAGCGCAATCCACGGAATCGGGTACAAAGGCTTAAGGCTTTTCTTACAAAACCCTCGGATTGCCTTGATCTACAGGTGAGGAAATCGTCCCTAAGATCCGCCACGGTTACTTCATCTATGAGTATTTCACCGTGGCGCGTTCATTTTTTTTCATCGGGCTGCTCTGGGGCCTGTCGTTTTTTGCCCAGGCCAATTTTTCTGTTACCCAGATTGCCCGCGAGCCCAGCTTGCGGCACGAACTGGAAGCCAACCTCGATCGCCTGGTCGAGCGTGCCCACGAGCTGATCGGCGTGCCGTATCGCTGGGGTGGTATGACCGTTAAGGGAGGTTTTGATTGCAGTGGCCTGCTGGTCTACCTGTTTCGCAATGAGGCCGATATCAGGATTCCGCGCACTACTGCGGCAATGCTCCAATCCGGTGCCCGGACCATCAAGCAGCACCAGCTCAAGCGCGGTGATGCGGTGTTCTTCAATCGCAATGGCCAGGGCCGGATTGGCCACGTTGGCCTGTACATCGGTGAAGGGCGTTTCATTCACGCCCCTCGTACCGGCAAGAACATCCGTATCGATTCGCTGCGCAGCAGCTACTGGAGCAAAAGCTACATGACCGCCAAGCGCTTTCACGGCGGCTAGCGCTGCACCATCCGCGGTGGCTTGCACAGGGTGTGGCTGCCCGGCTCCAGGTACGGCATCAGGATCGGCGCCATGCCCTTGAGCACCTGCACCGGCAGCGCCGAGGTGAAGCGGAAGGATTCCGCCGCACGGCCTGGAACGAAGGCGGTGAGGGTGCCGAAGTGGTTTTCACCAAGGTAGAACACGAAGGTGGCGGTGCGGTTAAGCGAGCGTGAGCCGATCAGCCGCCCGCCGGCACCGAAGCTTTCGATGCGGTTGTCGCCGGTACCGGTCTTGCCACCCATCACCAGCGGCGTGCCATCGGCCAGTTTGAAGCTACCCGACACCCGCCGCGCCGTACCGGCATCCACCACTTGCGAGAGGGCACCGCGCAGGGCCCGTGCGACTTCTACCGAGAGCACCCGCTGGCCAAGGTCAGGGTCGCTGGTCAGGCGGGTTTCATACGGCGTATCGGCAGCAAAGTGCAGGGTGTCGATGCGCAGCACCGGCAGGCGCACGCCGTCGTTCTGGATGATCCCGATCAACTCGGCCAGGGCAGCCGGACGGTCGCCGGAACTGCCGATGGCGGTGGCCAGCGACGGCACCAGGTGGTCGAACGGGTAGCCGACACGTTTCCAGCGTTGATGAATATCGAGGAAGGCTTCGATTTCCACCAGGGTGCGGATGCGACTGTCGCGCGCGCCCTTGTGGCGGCTTTTGAACAGCCAGCCGTAGACTTCCTGGCGTTCAAAATGACCAGCCTGCGCTGCCTCCTGGAAGGTGGCGCTGGGGTGTTGCAGCAGATAGCCGAGCAGCCACAGGTCCAGAGGGTGCACCTTGGCGATAAAGCCCTGGTCGGGTAGGTCGTAGGCCCCAGGCCGATAAGCTTCGTACAGCTCTTGCAGGCGTTTCTCGGTGACGGTGTTCTGCTTGGTGGCTGGGCGTTTGTTCTCGACCCGGTCCTTTTTCAGGTGAGCCTGGACGAAAGCGTTGAAGGTGGCCTGGTCGGCCTCCGGAAACAGGTAACGGTGCACTGCGGCCAGACGGATCGGGGTGACCCGCAGACTGTCGAGGAAGGTGTCCAGGCGCTGTTGCGAAGTCTTGCGCTGGTACTTCTTCCAGAACCTGCGCATGTAGTCGGTGCCTTCCTTGTCGGCAAAACGTGCCAGGTATTCCTGGCGGCGCGGCTCGGCATCGTCCTTGAGCAGGCTGGCGCTGTTGCCCGGCTGCTGATAGGTGCTGTAGCGCACCAGATCGCGCATCAGGCGAATGAACGGCAGGTTGATCGACTCGCGCAGGGCGTCCTTGAGGGTGGGGATACGGCCGTTGTCTTCCTTGCGAAAGTTGTTGAACACATGCAGGCCGCCACCAGTGAAGAAGGCTTCGCCGGGGCTGGCGGAGTATTTGCGCTCAAGGGCGGCGTTGAGCATGGCGCTGAGGTCGCGGTCCTTG carries:
- a CDS encoding glucose/quinate/shikimate family membrane-bound PQQ-dependent dehydrogenase; translation: MSTDGALSRTRWLPRLIGVLLLLMGLALLAGGIKLSQLGGSLYYLIAGIGFALSGILLLALRRNALGLYGLVLLGSTLWALWEVGLDWWQLVPRLALWFALGVVLLLPWARRPLLGNPSKVNTGLLSLAVVLSGATAVASQFTHPGEIKGELGRESAEMSSTAPQMPDGEWQAYGRTEFGDRYSPLRQITPQNVHKLQEAWRIRTGDLPTDNDPVELTNQNTPLKVNGKLYACTAHSKVLALDPDTGAQIWRFDPQIKSPVGFKGFAHMTCRGVSYYDENNYVNVDGSPAPKISDAGQAVAVACPRRLYLPTADARLIALNADTGKVCEGFGNQGVIDLTTGIGPFTAGGYYSTSPAAITRDLVIIGGHVTDNESTNEPSGVIRAYDVHDGRLVWNWDSNNPDDTAPLAPGKTYSRNSANMWSLASVDEKLGMVFLPLGNQTPDQWGADRTPGAEKYSAGIVALDLANGKVRWNYQFTHHDLWDMDVGSQPTLLDLKTADGVKPALIAPTKQGSLYVLDRRDGTPIVPIREIPVPQGAVEGDHTAPTQARSDLNLLGPDLTEQAMWGASPFDQMLCRIQFRELRYEGQYTPPSVQGSLIYPGNVGVFNWGSVSVDPVRQLLFTSPNYMAFVSKMVPRAEVAAGSKRESETSGVQPNTGAPYAVIMHPFMSPLGVPCQAPAWGYVAGIDLTTNQVVWKHKNGTSRDSSPVPIGLPIGVPSMGGSIVTAGGLGFLSGTLDQYLRAYDTNTGKELWKSRLPAGGQATPMTYTGKDGKQYVLVTAGGHGSLGTKMGDYVIAYKLAE
- a CDS encoding carbohydrate porin, translated to MPQNDRFRFSPTTRTLLSGLAIASLAPSAQAAAMFASDSPWMLGDWGGTRTELAERGYDFTLGYTGEMGANLHGGYDDDKTARYSDQFALGTHLDLQKILGWHDAEFQLTVTERHGNNISNDRINDPRVGGFTSAQEVWGRGQTWRLTQMWIKQKYFDGALDVKFGRFGQGEDFNSFPCDFQNLAFCGSQVGNWVGDIWYNWPVSQWALRVKYNLTPELYAQIGAYEQNPSNLDRGNGFKLSGSGTQGAVIPVELVWSPAVNGLKGEYRAGYYYSNAKASDVYKDSNEQPAALSGQAYRSSSSKHGFWLGAQQQVTSLASDHSRGLSVFANATLHDKKTNAIDNYVQAGVVYKGPFDARAKDDIGFALARVHVNPAYRKNAQAINQARGVSDYNDPLFRPIQDTEYSAELYYGIHLADWLTVRPNLQYIRHPGGVSQVDDALIGGIKIQSSF
- a CDS encoding TonB-dependent receptor, whose translation is MRHLPLHLSPLAAALWLASPLSQAVELQPQVITANPLGNSELAAPTTVLDGDDLALQQKGSLGQTLNNQPGVASTWFGPGASRPVIRGLDGDRIRILRNGVGALDASSLSYDHAVPLDPATVERIEIVRGPAALLYGGNAIGGVVNSFDNRIPTSPIDGIHGAGELRYGGADTTRSSAGKLEAGDGRFALHLDANSRQFNDLRIPGYARSSKVRNADEPGSKHRLENSDGRQDGGALGGSYHWDHGYAGLSYSRYDSNYGSVAEPGVRLDMQQDHYGFASELRDLDGPFSSVKVDLGYTDYQHRELESGEVHTTFKNKGYEARVEARHQPLGPIEGVIGAQVSRNEFSALGEEAFVPHTDTNSLALFMLEQWQASERLNLSLGGRLEHTRVEPDSKGSERFAEADRSSSFTAASLSSGAVYELTPVWSLAATLGYTERAPTFYELYANGAHVATGTYEVGDPNLSKEKAISSDLALRFDNGMHKGSVGVFYSHFRNYIGLLASGNLREGHEHDHDHGDEDHDHDHEHDHGGDVPEYLYHGVRARFYGIEAQDRWQLAQNRYGSFALELSGDYTRAKNLDTGEDLPRIAPLRLNSGLLWELDRWQARVDVQHASAQHKKPANETSTDGYTTLGASVGYRFDIGQSQWLAFVRGENLTDQTVRYSSSILRDIAPAPGRSVEVGLRTTF
- a CDS encoding VF530 family DNA-binding protein — translated: MTAANQNPLHGVTLEQILTALVAHYQWDGLAQRIDIRCFKSDPSIKSSLTFLRKTPWAREKVERLYLKMQRGR
- a CDS encoding Pr6Pr family membrane protein, which produces MIASAACLGWSALAIQLYLLLLARWQEQASLLGGLVTLFSFFTVLSNTLVAVVLSHAAFGRESALRRFFLAPWVSSGIAASIILVGLAYSLLLRHLWHPQGWQWLADELLHDVMPLLFVAYWWCCVEKGSLRFRHLLAWLLYPAGYFAYALLRGQVIGVYPYPFIDVADLGYGPVLLNALAILGGFVAISLVLLGLDHWQGGRLAKARTQP
- a CDS encoding siderophore-interacting protein — protein: MTVSENATIHRVNHEIKHRRLNVLRVTDLTPRMRRITLGGPELQGFTSVGSDDHVKLMFACSPQEQAVLDNLDFSRDGLRPTMREYTPRRIDLAGGEMDIDFVLHGDGPASTWAAQAQVGQVLNIAGPRASMVVPDIFDSYLLIGDETAIPAIARRLEELPAGRKVVAVIEIEDAQEQQPLASAAQVEVIWVQRQQQNVLQVVKDLPLPAGQLYTWVALEKSLTRQAKRLLVDEKGVKEDLIKAVAYWRLGSHDDE
- a CDS encoding PadR family transcriptional regulator — translated: MRDHHSHHREHGERHDGFERRHGRERGDRGPRVFAPGDLKLLLLSMLAEQPCHGYDLIRQIESLFDGSYSPSPGVIYPTLNFLEEAELISGKTQGSKRLYGITPAGQKSLADQAIALDGVRMRIEVSKRSLRGHDRPAEIHEAVHNLRHALQMHSGRWNPKEIERVRTLLNDTAKAIVAGPAATSPEQPE
- a CDS encoding C40 family peptidase, whose protein sequence is MARSFFFIGLLWGLSFFAQANFSVTQIAREPSLRHELEANLDRLVERAHELIGVPYRWGGMTVKGGFDCSGLLVYLFRNEADIRIPRTTAAMLQSGARTIKQHQLKRGDAVFFNRNGQGRIGHVGLYIGEGRFIHAPRTGKNIRIDSLRSSYWSKSYMTAKRFHGG